One genomic window of Nicotiana sylvestris chromosome 10, ASM39365v2, whole genome shotgun sequence includes the following:
- the LOC104219781 gene encoding uncharacterized protein, producing MVEAWLILGDFNTVLSINDRINGNHVSQSEVVDFQACVEDTGMGLLNRKGCQWSWCNKRDVTDRIYNNINWSLENSYWFMQYSYVEAVYDNYGVSDHSPILLCTKVTRNYLPKPFRPLIVLLHEEEFSKIVQEVWAQKITGYTMYLVWQKLQILGSRAKGMNKAYNSVDKKIEILKDHLQKVQKGIDNDMFNNTLILEEKELLMQVEK from the coding sequence ATGGTGGAGGCTTGGCTGATTCTAGGAGACTTTAATACTGTGTTATCTATTAACGATAGAATTAATGGAAATCATGTTAGCCAGAGTGAAGTGGTTGATTTCCAAGCTTGTGTTGAGGATACTGGTATGGGATTGTTGAATAGAAAGGGATGTCAGTGGTCTTGGTGCAATAAAAGAGATGTTACTGATAGAATCTACAACAATATTAATTGGTCATTAGAGAATTCTTACTGGTTCATGCAGTATAGCTATGTAGAGGCAGTATATGATAACTATGGGGTATCTGACCATTCGCCCATATTATTATGTACTAAGGTAACCAGAAATTACTTACCAAAGCCATTTAGGCCTCTTATTGTGCTTTTGCATGAGGAAGAATTCAGCAAGATAGTACAAGAGGTGTGGGCTCAAAAGATTACTGGATACACTATGTATTTAGTTTGGCAAAAATTGCAAATTCTGGGAAGCAGAGCAAAAGGGATGAATAAAGCCTATAATTCAGTGGACAAAAAGATTGAAATACTCAAAGATCATCTGCAAAAAGTCCAAAAAGGGATAGATAATGATATGTTCAATAATACTCTGATCTTGGAGGAGAAAGAGCTATTGATGCAAGTAGAAAAATGA